A part of Synechococcus sp. KORDI-49 genomic DNA contains:
- the pyrE gene encoding orotate phosphoribosyltransferase: protein MPSPPAPAEDPTRLLLKRLAMEAYRRGTFKLASGRQSEHYVNCKPVSLSGRGLALISTAMLAHVEEDAAAVAGLTLGADPLVSGVAMAAALSDRPLDALIVRKQAKGHGTAAWLEGPLPAPGSIVTVLEDVVTTGGSALKAVQQLQDAGFRVQRVVTIVDREEGGAAAMESAGLELISLYRLSEVAGCALELAA from the coding sequence ATGCCCAGTCCTCCGGCCCCTGCGGAAGACCCGACCAGGCTCCTTCTGAAGCGCCTTGCCATGGAGGCTTACCGACGGGGGACGTTCAAGCTGGCTTCAGGCCGCCAGAGCGAGCATTACGTCAACTGCAAGCCGGTGAGTCTCAGCGGTCGAGGCCTGGCTCTGATCAGCACAGCCATGCTGGCTCATGTGGAGGAGGACGCCGCCGCCGTCGCCGGTCTCACCCTTGGGGCTGACCCGCTCGTGAGCGGGGTGGCGATGGCGGCGGCCCTGTCCGACAGGCCTCTCGATGCTCTGATCGTGCGCAAACAGGCGAAAGGCCATGGAACTGCCGCCTGGCTGGAGGGTCCTCTGCCGGCGCCAGGATCGATCGTGACCGTTCTCGAAGACGTTGTGACCACAGGAGGTTCAGCCCTCAAAGCCGTGCAGCAGCTGCAGGACGCCGGCTTCCGCGTGCAGCGGGTCGTCACCATCGTGGATCGTGAGGAGGGAGGTGCAGCCGCAATGGAATCGGCCGGGCTGGAACTGATCAGCCTCTATCGACTTTCAGAGGTGGCCGGATGCGCCCTGGAGCTCGCGGCATGA
- a CDS encoding hemolysin family protein, with protein MRLFLLVLLMVLPAFFAAAEIALLRLRPSRVEVLVEEGLRGAAAVQRLQRHLKRALMVSQLGATLAIVALGWAGRGLGMRLWPDGTAGAVWLDTGLFLTIVLSATLVAGLLPKAWVLNRPESAALRLAPVLETVMRCLSPLINVLESLSALLLRLAGLAPQWDALVPVLSAGELETLIESGRVTGLFPDERNILEGVFALRDTQVREVMVPRSGMVTLPVDVRFAQMMEAVHHTRHARFPVIGQSLDDVRGILDLRQMAEPISRGELVAESPLEPYLQPAVRVPETSTLAELLPMIRSGQPLILVVDEHGGTEGLVTAADLTGEIVGDELQHDPHEPELQPVEDQPGIWLVAGDLEIFELNRQLNLELPEADDHHTLAGFLLERLQHIPSPGEALRFNGLQFEITAMAGPRIERVRLVLPDQTQDDK; from the coding sequence ATGCGGCTGTTCCTGCTGGTCCTGCTCATGGTCCTGCCGGCTTTTTTTGCCGCTGCCGAAATCGCACTGCTGCGGTTGCGACCCAGCCGCGTTGAGGTGCTGGTGGAGGAAGGGCTGCGCGGCGCAGCAGCTGTTCAGCGCCTGCAGCGTCACCTCAAACGGGCTCTGATGGTGTCCCAGTTGGGAGCGACTCTCGCCATCGTCGCGCTCGGCTGGGCTGGTCGTGGACTCGGCATGCGGCTCTGGCCGGACGGAACTGCCGGCGCTGTCTGGCTGGATACGGGGCTGTTTCTGACAATCGTTCTGAGCGCGACGCTCGTTGCCGGTCTCTTGCCGAAGGCCTGGGTGCTCAATCGTCCCGAGTCGGCGGCATTGCGGCTGGCTCCTGTCCTGGAGACGGTGATGCGCTGTCTGTCCCCGCTGATCAATGTCCTGGAATCGCTGTCGGCACTTCTGCTGCGGTTGGCAGGACTGGCGCCCCAGTGGGATGCCCTGGTGCCGGTGCTCTCGGCCGGGGAGCTGGAAACCCTGATCGAATCCGGCCGGGTCACGGGTCTCTTCCCGGACGAGCGCAACATCCTCGAGGGGGTCTTCGCGCTGCGCGATACCCAGGTCCGTGAGGTCATGGTGCCGCGGTCGGGGATGGTGACCCTGCCGGTGGACGTGCGGTTCGCTCAGATGATGGAAGCCGTCCACCACACGCGCCATGCCCGTTTCCCGGTGATCGGGCAGTCGCTGGATGACGTCAGGGGAATTCTCGATCTACGGCAGATGGCGGAACCGATCTCCCGGGGTGAACTGGTTGCCGAGTCTCCCCTGGAGCCCTATCTGCAGCCAGCCGTGCGCGTGCCGGAGACCAGCACCCTCGCTGAACTGCTGCCGATGATCCGCAGCGGGCAGCCTCTGATTCTTGTGGTGGATGAACACGGTGGCACCGAGGGTCTGGTGACCGCCGCGGATCTCACCGGTGAGATCGTGGGGGACGAGCTGCAGCACGATCCCCATGAGCCCGAGTTGCAGCCGGTTGAGGATCAACCGGGGATCTGGCTGGTGGCTGGGGATCTCGAGATTTTCGAGCTGAACCGGCAGCTGAACCTCGAGCTTCCCGAGGCAGACGACCATCACACGCTGGCGGGGTTCCTGCTGGAGCGGCTGCAGCACATCCCGTCCCCCGGAGAAGCCCTGCGCTTCAACGGTCTTCAGTTCGAAATCACAGCCATGGCCGGGCCGCGGATCGAGCGGGTCCGTCTGGTCCTGCCGGATCAGACTCAGGATGACAAGTGA
- a CDS encoding Gfo/Idh/MocA family protein — MSPDPMVPVKVGVIGIGNMGWHHARVLSLLKDADLVGVADPDAARGQLATEQFGCRWFADYRTMLSEVEAVCIAVPTLLHHSVGMACLDAGLHALIEKPIAASQDEAAALIEAATRAGRLLQVGHIERFNPAFRELTKVVANEEVVVLEGRRHSPHADRANDVSVVLDLMIHDIDLVLELAQAPVVRLAAAGGRSSEGPIDYVNATLGFDNGVVASLTASKMSHRKIRSLSAHCRSSLVETDFLNHTLHIHRRAHEWYSADHGELLYRNDGFIEEVSTTSIEPLYAELEHFLQCVRGRETPAVDGQQASRALRLADLIEQAVEHPDMGVPLTEPI, encoded by the coding sequence ATGTCTCCCGACCCCATGGTTCCGGTGAAGGTCGGGGTGATAGGTATCGGCAACATGGGTTGGCACCATGCCCGGGTGCTGAGCCTGCTCAAGGATGCGGATCTGGTGGGTGTGGCCGATCCGGATGCAGCGCGGGGACAGCTGGCAACCGAGCAGTTCGGGTGTCGTTGGTTCGCGGATTACCGGACCATGCTTTCGGAGGTGGAGGCGGTCTGCATCGCGGTTCCGACCCTTCTGCATCATTCCGTCGGCATGGCCTGCCTTGATGCCGGCCTTCACGCTCTGATCGAGAAGCCGATCGCGGCCAGCCAGGATGAAGCTGCGGCGCTGATCGAGGCGGCCACGCGTGCCGGCCGGTTGCTCCAGGTTGGCCATATCGAGCGGTTCAACCCCGCGTTCCGGGAACTCACGAAGGTGGTGGCAAATGAGGAGGTGGTGGTCCTGGAAGGGCGCCGCCACAGTCCTCATGCCGATCGAGCCAACGACGTCTCGGTCGTTCTGGACCTGATGATTCATGACATCGATCTCGTGCTGGAGCTGGCCCAGGCGCCGGTGGTGCGTCTCGCGGCGGCCGGAGGTCGCAGCTCCGAAGGCCCGATCGACTACGTCAACGCCACCCTCGGTTTCGACAACGGCGTCGTGGCCAGTCTCACCGCCAGCAAGATGAGTCACCGCAAGATCCGCAGCCTCAGTGCGCATTGCCGCTCGAGCCTCGTGGAGACGGATTTTCTCAACCACACCCTTCACATCCATCGCCGCGCCCATGAGTGGTATTCCGCGGACCATGGCGAGCTCCTGTACCGAAATGACGGCTTCATCGAGGAGGTGAGCACCACGTCGATCGAGCCGCTCTACGCCGAACTGGAACACTTCCTGCAGTGCGTCCGGGGCAGGGAGACCCCGGCCGTGGATGGTCAGCAGGCGTCCAGGGCGCTGCGACTGGCGGACCTGATCGAGCAGGCGGTCGAGCATCCCGACATGGGCGTGCCGCTCACTGAGCCGATCTGA
- a CDS encoding glycoside hydrolase family 15 protein, producing the protein MVVSATETVSDPSQSDRILERLDRSIERVVLQRQDPISGLLPASTAHTVHGDYGDAWVRDCVYSIQCVWGLALAHRRRHGARCSRAWELEQRVLALMRGLLRSMMRQAGKVERFKSSLDPGDALHAKYDSRSGEPVVADHAWGHLQLDATSLYLLQLAQLTRGGLPVIQSRDEADFIQNLIYYVARAYRTRDYGIWERGDKGNHGLPERNASSIGMAKAALEGLEGLDLFGHHGDGSRQLLIPQGAIVRLRRALESLLPRESASKEADSACLSVVGYPAWAVEDRSLIERTVRRIRRELGGAYGYKRFLRDGHQTPVEDVSRLHYEPEELSAFEGIESEWPLFLAFELVTACCEERWDDARRWRARLTPLAVEQDGEQLFPELYRVPDDKVDQERQVPGSQPRQANANLPLIWTQSLVWVGDMLLARLITPEDLDPCERRSPTTLGAEAVLVAMAAETPSVLEALMAAGLPVDGGGDVTVRASAELSDDLCVLGSNAKLGLSGQPGQRIETEETARFYRRRGIAMAHTAAVLEDSNSYLADDPLQLADTVVDELHLLQRHWRGEGLPLLLIPVGAEALQRHPEAFLKLGHTLQSGEIAGIPVRFDRLSELAPHGQWQALPEPSDTPTRQRRVRDQSPPLLRDATDLRDLTAAEEQELDETSIEELQIRLWNSASLHEQAEVLELLQQRQGGGGIQGTKQGQPVDIDALLDEVYHRGLHCGDWSVVRRCAGAMGMVHPQLEDALTDLLVRQKQVVVGRNYTADSRLSTPQDSSAIAALIDRTSGRDGRERMLEQELLLALDSVARREPDLLKGSLTLQLGQLLLLLTSELAAEQQLSQDEAFEALCNEAPHAVRCRLRAVLTDVDHARAALKRGEQLHVSGRVQWKVPDPLAEPPSSGDWLQHRIRLGTLQRVPRDFYAGIWSLLQHCRGLVIGDKLERRNRLNSRLILEKTAGERNFATQVEHLLSRITAPEYRQLCTECLLSLMAFVEANPEVRFDDDLALDVVIGHAVRVGWQQGHPEQDPSSYAQHKAMAWGQFYGSSPDVCRRWQIAALRELAEQEGLV; encoded by the coding sequence ATGGTTGTGTCGGCAACGGAGACCGTCAGCGACCCAAGCCAGAGCGACCGGATCCTGGAGCGACTGGATCGATCGATCGAAAGGGTGGTGCTGCAGCGACAGGACCCGATCAGCGGACTGCTGCCTGCCAGCACCGCCCACACCGTCCACGGCGATTACGGCGATGCCTGGGTGCGGGACTGCGTCTATTCCATCCAGTGCGTGTGGGGGCTTGCCCTCGCCCACCGACGACGTCATGGCGCGCGCTGCAGTCGGGCCTGGGAGCTGGAACAGCGTGTGCTGGCCCTGATGCGGGGTCTGCTGCGATCGATGATGCGGCAGGCCGGAAAAGTGGAGCGGTTCAAGAGCAGCCTCGACCCCGGCGACGCCCTCCATGCCAAATACGACAGCCGCAGCGGTGAGCCCGTGGTGGCCGATCACGCCTGGGGTCATCTGCAACTGGATGCCACCTCGCTCTATCTGCTGCAGCTGGCCCAGCTCACCCGCGGCGGTCTCCCCGTCATCCAGAGCAGGGATGAAGCGGACTTCATTCAGAACCTGATTTACTACGTGGCGAGGGCCTACAGGACCCGCGACTACGGCATCTGGGAACGGGGCGACAAGGGAAACCATGGGCTGCCGGAACGCAACGCCAGTTCCATCGGAATGGCGAAAGCCGCCCTGGAGGGGCTCGAGGGGTTGGACCTCTTCGGCCACCACGGTGACGGCAGCCGTCAACTGCTGATTCCTCAGGGAGCCATCGTGCGGCTGAGACGGGCGCTCGAGAGCCTTCTCCCCCGGGAATCGGCCAGCAAGGAAGCCGACAGTGCCTGCCTCTCGGTGGTGGGCTACCCCGCATGGGCGGTAGAAGACCGCTCTCTGATCGAGCGAACGGTGCGACGGATCCGACGGGAACTCGGCGGCGCCTACGGCTACAAGCGGTTCCTTCGCGACGGGCACCAGACACCGGTGGAGGACGTTTCACGACTGCATTACGAGCCGGAGGAGTTGTCGGCCTTCGAGGGGATCGAATCGGAATGGCCGCTGTTCCTGGCCTTCGAACTGGTGACGGCCTGCTGTGAAGAACGGTGGGACGACGCCCGCCGCTGGCGAGCCCGACTCACCCCCTTGGCGGTGGAGCAGGACGGGGAGCAGCTGTTCCCGGAGTTGTACCGGGTACCCGACGACAAGGTGGACCAGGAACGCCAGGTCCCCGGCAGTCAGCCCCGCCAGGCGAACGCCAACCTGCCGCTGATCTGGACCCAGAGCCTGGTCTGGGTGGGAGACATGCTGCTCGCACGACTGATCACGCCGGAGGACCTGGATCCCTGCGAACGGCGTTCACCCACCACCCTTGGAGCCGAAGCGGTGCTGGTCGCCATGGCTGCCGAGACACCATCTGTGCTGGAGGCGCTGATGGCAGCAGGTCTGCCGGTGGACGGCGGCGGCGACGTGACGGTGCGGGCCTCCGCCGAGCTGAGTGACGATCTCTGTGTGCTGGGAAGCAACGCCAAGCTCGGGCTCAGTGGTCAGCCGGGACAGCGCATTGAAACCGAGGAAACTGCCCGGTTCTACCGCCGGCGGGGCATCGCCATGGCCCATACGGCTGCGGTGCTGGAGGACAGCAACAGCTATCTGGCCGATGACCCGTTGCAACTGGCGGACACCGTTGTGGATGAACTGCATCTGCTCCAGCGCCACTGGCGTGGGGAGGGGCTGCCTCTGCTTCTGATCCCGGTCGGAGCGGAGGCGCTGCAACGCCACCCGGAGGCCTTCCTGAAACTCGGTCATACCCTTCAGTCGGGTGAGATCGCCGGAATCCCGGTCCGGTTCGACCGGCTGAGCGAGCTGGCGCCTCACGGACAGTGGCAAGCGCTTCCGGAGCCCTCCGATACACCGACCAGGCAGCGGCGCGTCCGCGACCAGTCACCACCGCTGCTGCGCGACGCCACCGATCTCAGGGACCTGACGGCCGCCGAGGAGCAGGAACTGGATGAGACCTCGATCGAAGAACTGCAGATTCGGCTCTGGAACAGCGCTTCTCTGCACGAGCAGGCCGAAGTGCTCGAACTGCTGCAGCAGCGACAGGGCGGCGGTGGGATCCAGGGGACCAAGCAGGGGCAGCCCGTGGATATCGATGCACTGTTGGACGAGGTTTATCACCGGGGACTTCATTGCGGAGACTGGAGTGTCGTGCGTCGCTGCGCCGGCGCCATGGGGATGGTGCATCCCCAGCTGGAGGATGCCCTCACCGATCTGCTGGTCCGTCAGAAGCAGGTGGTCGTCGGTCGCAACTACACCGCCGACTCCCGATTGAGCACGCCGCAGGACAGCAGTGCGATCGCGGCTCTGATCGATCGCACCAGCGGCCGCGACGGTCGCGAACGGATGCTGGAACAGGAACTGCTGCTCGCCCTCGACAGCGTGGCCCGACGCGAGCCGGATCTCCTCAAGGGCAGCCTGACGCTCCAGCTCGGACAACTGCTGCTGCTGCTCACCTCGGAACTGGCCGCCGAGCAGCAGCTCAGTCAGGACGAGGCCTTCGAAGCACTCTGCAACGAGGCACCGCACGCGGTCCGCTGTCGTCTGCGTGCCGTCTTGACGGACGTGGATCACGCCCGCGCGGCACTGAAGCGGGGGGAACAGCTGCATGTGAGCGGCCGCGTGCAGTGGAAGGTGCCTGATCCGCTGGCGGAGCCTCCCAGCAGCGGGGACTGGTTGCAGCACCGCATCCGACTCGGGACGCTGCAACGGGTTCCCCGCGATTTCTACGCCGGCATCTGGTCCCTGCTGCAGCACTGCCGCGGCCTCGTGATCGGGGACAAGCTGGAGCGCCGCAACCGACTCAACAGCCGTCTGATCCTGGAAAAGACAGCTGGGGAACGCAACTTCGCCACCCAGGTGGAGCACCTGCTGAGCCGGATCACGGCTCCGGAGTACCGGCAGCTCTGCACCGAATGCCTGCTCTCCCTGATGGCCTTCGTGGAGGCCAACCCGGAGGTGCGATTCGATGACGATCTCGCCCTGGATGTGGTGATCGGCCATGCCGTGCGTGTCGGTTGGCAGCAGGGCCACCCTGAGCAGGACCCCAGCTCCTACGCACAGCACAAAGCCATGGCCTGGGGTCAGTTCTACGGCTCCTCCCCGGATGTGTGTCGCCGCTGGCAGATCGCAGCCCTGCGGGAACTGGCGGAACAGGAAGGGCTGGTGTGA
- a CDS encoding WecB/TagA/CpsF family glycosyltransferase, with product MDPVSTNPDDRRRCSVLGVPVDACRDVRAAAVGLHAAGGGRIVTLNAEMTMAARANPELGQAIATANLVIPDGAGVVWALSLQGVNVVKSAGIELAWSLLRYAAAHQWRVALVGSAPAVMDVLRRELPQRLPGLNLALAVDGYQPAEAWPGLEAELRDLKPDLVLIALGVPRQETWSQRVCQGASGVWMGVGGSFDVWAGVKRRAPAWMCRWQIEWLYRLLQEPSRWRRMLSLPAFVWDVLRKGRA from the coding sequence ATCGATCCCGTGAGCACCAACCCCGACGACCGTCGCCGCTGCAGCGTTCTCGGAGTTCCCGTTGATGCCTGTCGCGATGTGCGTGCGGCAGCGGTCGGACTGCATGCCGCCGGTGGCGGCCGCATCGTGACGCTCAATGCCGAGATGACCATGGCGGCCCGGGCCAACCCGGAGCTTGGCCAGGCCATCGCCACGGCGAATCTTGTGATTCCGGACGGTGCCGGAGTGGTCTGGGCCCTGTCGCTGCAGGGGGTGAACGTGGTGAAGAGCGCCGGGATCGAGCTGGCCTGGAGCTTGCTTCGCTACGCAGCGGCTCATCAATGGCGCGTGGCCCTTGTGGGATCAGCGCCTGCTGTGATGGATGTGCTGCGGCGGGAGCTGCCGCAGCGCCTTCCTGGCCTGAATCTGGCTTTGGCGGTGGACGGCTACCAGCCTGCCGAGGCCTGGCCGGGTCTGGAGGCTGAACTGCGGGACCTGAAGCCGGATCTTGTGCTGATCGCCCTTGGCGTGCCTCGCCAGGAAACCTGGTCCCAGCGGGTCTGCCAGGGCGCTAGTGGTGTCTGGATGGGTGTTGGGGGAAGTTTTGACGTCTGGGCAGGCGTCAAACGTCGTGCTCCCGCCTGGATGTGCAGATGGCAGATCGAGTGGCTCTACCGGCTGCTTCAGGAACCGAGCCGCTGGCGTCGCATGCTGTCACTGCCGGCCTTCGTCTGGGATGTGCTGCGGAAGGGTCGGGCCTGA
- a CDS encoding photosystem II reaction center protein K: MAAYTLDLLAQLPEAYQAFSPLIDILPLIPVFFLLLAFVWQASVGFR, encoded by the coding sequence ATGGCCGCTTACACCCTCGACCTGCTGGCACAGCTGCCCGAGGCCTACCAGGCCTTCTCTCCACTGATCGACATCCTGCCTCTGATTCCGGTCTTCTTCCTGCTGCTTGCCTTCGTCTGGCAAGCATCCGTCGGCTTCCGCTGA
- the tgt gene encoding tRNA guanosine(34) transglycosylase Tgt gives MFGFQITAHCPRTAARCGRFTTPHGVVQTPRFMPVGTLATVKGVSTGQLQETGAQMVLSNTYHLHLQPGEDIIAEAGGLHRFMGWSGPMLTDSGGFQVFSLGDLNRIDDRGVVFRNPRDGRIIDMTPERATSIQMALGADVAMAFDQCPPYPATENDVVDACRRTHSWLERCVNAHTREDQALFGIVQGGCFPHLRRESARAVSAFELPGIAVGGVSVGEPVEEMHRIVRDVTPLLPVDRPRYLMGIGTLREMALAVAHGIDLFDCVLPTRLGRHGTALVGGERWNLRNARFRHDHTPLDPSCRCIACTGHTRAYLHHLIRSDELLGLTLLSIHNITQLIRFTNAMAAAIQDGCFSEDFAPWEPDSPAHHTW, from the coding sequence TTGTTCGGCTTCCAGATCACAGCGCATTGCCCGCGGACAGCTGCCCGCTGCGGCCGCTTCACAACGCCTCACGGGGTGGTTCAGACCCCTCGGTTCATGCCGGTGGGGACCCTGGCGACGGTGAAGGGCGTCAGCACCGGGCAGCTGCAGGAGACCGGCGCCCAGATGGTTCTCTCCAACACGTACCACCTGCATCTCCAGCCGGGGGAGGACATCATTGCCGAGGCGGGTGGTCTCCACCGCTTCATGGGCTGGAGCGGTCCAATGCTGACCGATTCAGGCGGCTTCCAGGTCTTCAGTCTCGGCGATCTGAACCGCATTGATGACCGTGGAGTGGTGTTCCGGAACCCGCGCGATGGACGGATCATCGACATGACACCCGAACGCGCCACATCGATCCAGATGGCGCTGGGTGCCGATGTAGCCATGGCCTTCGATCAGTGCCCTCCCTATCCGGCAACAGAAAATGATGTGGTGGATGCCTGCCGGCGCACCCACAGCTGGCTGGAACGCTGCGTCAACGCCCACACCCGTGAGGATCAGGCCCTGTTCGGCATCGTCCAGGGCGGTTGTTTCCCCCATCTGCGACGGGAGAGCGCCCGCGCGGTCTCGGCCTTCGAGCTGCCGGGCATCGCCGTCGGTGGGGTGAGTGTCGGAGAACCGGTGGAGGAGATGCACCGGATTGTGAGGGATGTCACCCCTCTCCTCCCCGTGGACCGCCCGCGCTACCTGATGGGAATCGGAACCCTGCGGGAGATGGCCTTGGCTGTGGCGCACGGCATCGACCTGTTCGACTGCGTGCTGCCCACCCGGCTGGGCCGTCATGGCACGGCCCTGGTGGGAGGCGAACGCTGGAATCTTCGCAACGCGCGCTTCCGCCATGACCACACTCCCCTCGATCCAAGCTGCCGCTGCATCGCCTGCACAGGCCACACGCGGGCCTATCTGCATCATCTGATCCGCAGCGACGAATTGCTCGGCCTGACCCTGTTGAGCATCCACAACATCACCCAGCTGATCCGCTTCACCAACGCCATGGCGGCAGCGATTCAGGACGGTTGTTTTTCAGAGGATTTCGCTCCCTGGGAGCCGGACTCCCCAGCTCACCACACGTGGTAG
- a CDS encoding adenosylcobinamide-GDP ribazoletransferase, whose translation MAIARTPPCWLADLAGAWIFYTVLPAWPWPPPRFRRIARFAPWIGLLIGSSQAVLWWVLTELGWSPIALAPLVLAVGIWLSGGLHHDGLMDTTDGLAAGVERRLIAMEDSRVGASGVLALVMLLLLEVAALIQLGSFAPIALLLTGFWARVAPLWAMARFDYLRPEGSAAFHRRHGRPWLDAVPALLALPLLAWLSDPVSALVGLPVAVLCADRLGRRLGGHTGDSYGASLVLTEGFTLLVLSLIPAATSA comes from the coding sequence ATGGCCATCGCGCGGACCCCGCCCTGTTGGCTCGCGGATCTCGCCGGAGCCTGGATTTTCTACACCGTGCTGCCGGCCTGGCCATGGCCGCCGCCACGGTTCAGACGCATCGCTCGCTTCGCACCCTGGATCGGCCTTCTGATCGGCAGCTCGCAGGCGGTTCTTTGGTGGGTGCTGACAGAGCTGGGCTGGTCGCCGATCGCGCTGGCTCCGCTGGTGCTTGCTGTTGGGATCTGGCTCAGCGGGGGGCTGCATCACGACGGGTTGATGGACACCACCGATGGTCTGGCCGCAGGGGTGGAGCGTCGTCTGATCGCGATGGAGGACAGTCGTGTCGGTGCCAGCGGTGTTCTGGCGCTGGTGATGCTGCTCCTTCTGGAGGTGGCTGCGCTGATCCAACTGGGATCCTTTGCTCCCATCGCGCTGCTTTTGACGGGGTTCTGGGCGCGGGTGGCGCCGCTCTGGGCGATGGCGCGGTTCGACTATCTGCGGCCGGAGGGTTCCGCGGCCTTCCATCGGCGGCATGGCCGCCCGTGGCTGGATGCGGTCCCGGCACTGCTGGCGCTGCCTCTCCTGGCATGGCTCTCAGATCCTGTGTCGGCCCTGGTGGGTCTGCCCGTCGCCGTCCTCTGTGCTGATCGACTCGGACGACGGCTCGGCGGTCACACGGGTGACTCTTACGGGGCCTCGCTGGTGCTGACCGAGGGCTTCACGCTTCTGGTTCTCTCCCTGATACCGGCGGCAACGTCAGCCTGA
- a CDS encoding sensor histidine kinase KdpD — MQLTDRFLGFADQQLEGISGGSGLRRLGLYLSQPAADQSPSLVLIRQWSIDDRQLPPADNDPELRLPARGRRWYPLQDGDLILGALRADLDPREDWTSDLDARLRLCAGAISHGLSRELECLQLRDQLTQQKDQLRTLIHQLRNPLAALRTYAQLLLRRLEADSQHRSLVEGVLTEQNQLGRYIDALAGLGGPTLPATGDPSAPLLLPPGPAESDITLKERLVPLIERAKAMANLQGRPWSGPEQWPAWSEQTTGGAAVSEIVANLLENGFRYSPPGCAIGLALMEDGLAVWDAGPPIAEHERSRIFERGVRGEAGQERPGTGLGLSLARHLAERNGGSLQLCVRPGDQPVVSPSSDLPALGNLFRLTLPPVSGREPEA; from the coding sequence ATGCAGCTGACGGATCGCTTTCTTGGTTTTGCCGATCAGCAGCTTGAGGGGATCTCAGGGGGTTCGGGGCTGCGCCGTCTCGGGCTGTATCTGAGTCAGCCCGCGGCGGATCAGAGCCCCTCCCTCGTCCTGATCCGCCAGTGGTCCATCGATGACCGGCAGCTGCCGCCCGCCGACAACGATCCTGAACTGCGCCTGCCTGCCCGCGGGCGTCGCTGGTACCCGCTGCAGGACGGTGATCTGATCCTCGGAGCACTGCGGGCTGATCTGGATCCCAGAGAGGATTGGACCTCGGATCTGGATGCCCGGCTTCGCCTCTGTGCCGGAGCGATCAGCCACGGCCTCTCCAGAGAACTGGAATGCCTTCAGCTGCGTGACCAGCTGACGCAGCAGAAGGATCAGCTCCGCACACTGATCCATCAGCTGCGGAATCCCCTGGCGGCGCTGCGCACCTATGCCCAGCTGCTGCTCCGCAGGCTTGAAGCGGACAGTCAGCACCGTTCCCTCGTGGAGGGGGTGTTGACGGAACAGAACCAACTCGGCCGTTACATCGATGCCCTTGCCGGCCTGGGAGGACCGACACTTCCGGCCACCGGTGATCCTTCCGCGCCACTCCTGCTGCCCCCCGGCCCAGCCGAATCCGACATCACCCTCAAGGAACGGCTGGTTCCGCTGATCGAACGGGCGAAAGCCATGGCCAATCTGCAGGGACGGCCCTGGTCTGGGCCTGAGCAATGGCCCGCGTGGTCCGAACAGACCACGGGCGGGGCTGCGGTGAGTGAGATCGTTGCCAACCTGCTGGAGAACGGATTCCGCTACAGCCCCCCGGGCTGTGCCATCGGCCTGGCCCTGATGGAGGACGGTCTCGCGGTCTGGGATGCCGGACCACCCATCGCGGAACATGAGCGCAGCCGAATCTTCGAGCGGGGCGTGCGCGGAGAGGCCGGACAGGAACGGCCAGGAACAGGCCTGGGCCTGTCCCTGGCCCGCCATCTGGCAGAGCGGAACGGCGGAAGCCTGCAGCTGTGCGTCAGGCCCGGCGACCAGCCTGTGGTCTCTCCAAGTTCTGATCTGCCGGCGCTTGGCAACCTGTTCAGGCTGACGTTGCCGCCGGTATCAGGGAGAGAACCAGAAGCGTGA
- a CDS encoding DUF3155 domain-containing protein, whose protein sequence is MSKKRKRISRRRLAGQRVLAHVATHHLETGEYKPVTAARRYIAEAGLVPPALLNVRRNEHTTDRFFWGEKGLFSAQYAEENHFLFPSLRSIVDSVGEDTLFEGLDMAADDWEEMEEYEYAFV, encoded by the coding sequence ATGTCCAAGAAGCGCAAGCGCATCAGTCGTCGTCGTCTCGCCGGACAGCGGGTTTTGGCGCATGTGGCCACCCATCATCTGGAAACCGGTGAGTACAAGCCGGTGACCGCGGCACGCCGCTACATCGCCGAGGCCGGTCTTGTTCCACCCGCACTCCTGAATGTGCGCCGGAACGAGCACACCACCGACCGTTTCTTCTGGGGCGAAAAGGGGCTGTTCAGCGCCCAGTACGCCGAAGAGAACCACTTCCTGTTTCCTTCGTTGCGCTCCATCGTTGATTCCGTCGGCGAAGACACCTTGTTTGAAGGTCTCGACATGGCAGCGGACGACTGGGAGGAGATGGAGGAATACGAGTACGCCTTCGTCTGA